The Terriglobales bacterium genome includes a window with the following:
- a CDS encoding DUF4349 domain-containing protein yields the protein MDTSNVRKFCRDHVTRIPRYAAVGIAILIALNMGWVRPLSRYRGIAESKATGLGAVSGVLTEYEEEYSEQARSVQYLALAAPPNPNDQDKEINVVSRDRKMVRSASFDLLVSSTLDSVQQSQRIAESVGGFVVSSDIRGDSNAQYASMQIRVPARDYDDVRSQLRKLARQVLTETTAADDVTRQYVDSEAALQNYRAEEVRYRDILNRASTVKDILEVTEKLHEVRREIEKREAEFKTLTLRVATCLISLSFRTETELKVFGIQWRPLWEIKMGLRTGLESLVQYLNGMLSFAFHLPAILLWCTTILVGMAVGWRLLRWALRLTFSSKPVNTI from the coding sequence ATGGATACCTCGAACGTTAGGAAGTTCTGCCGTGATCACGTCACTCGCATTCCGCGATACGCCGCTGTAGGCATTGCAATCTTGATCGCACTGAACATGGGATGGGTGCGCCCGCTGTCTCGCTATCGGGGGATCGCTGAATCAAAAGCCACCGGCCTCGGCGCAGTTTCGGGAGTCCTCACCGAATACGAAGAGGAATACTCTGAACAGGCACGCTCGGTCCAATACCTCGCACTCGCGGCTCCTCCGAACCCCAACGATCAGGACAAGGAAATCAACGTAGTATCCCGCGACCGCAAGATGGTTCGCTCCGCCAGCTTCGACCTGCTCGTCTCCTCTACTCTCGACTCGGTCCAGCAAAGCCAGCGCATCGCGGAAAGCGTCGGCGGATTCGTTGTCAGCTCCGACATCCGCGGCGACTCGAATGCGCAGTACGCATCCATGCAGATCCGGGTGCCTGCCCGCGACTACGACGACGTTCGCTCGCAGCTGCGAAAACTCGCTCGCCAGGTTCTCACCGAAACCACCGCCGCCGACGACGTAACACGCCAGTACGTAGATTCCGAAGCCGCCCTCCAGAACTACCGTGCCGAAGAAGTCCGCTATCGCGACATCCTGAATCGTGCCTCCACCGTGAAGGACATCCTCGAAGTCACCGAAAAGCTGCACGAAGTCCGACGTGAGATCGAGAAACGCGAGGCTGAATTCAAAACGCTCACGCTTCGAGTCGCCACCTGTCTCATCTCCTTGTCCTTCCGCACGGAAACCGAGTTGAAAGTATTCGGCATCCAGTGGCGGCCGCTGTGGGAGATAAAGATGGGCCTGCGCACAGGACTCGAAAGCCTGGTTCAGTACTTGAACGGCATGCTGTCATTCGCATTCCACCTGCCCGCCATTCTGCTCTGGTGCACGACGATCCTCGTGGGCATGGCAGTCGGGTGGCGTTTGCTCCGATGGGCACTGCGCCTCACCTTCAGCTCCAAACCTGTGAACACTATTTAG
- a CDS encoding NTF2 fold immunity protein, whose amino-acid sequence MEFQIKFLGARPTMKTLILFGILAVAMLSGPAFSCLAADQKASEPFTIRDEQTAIQFAQVVIRSEFGNSEFRALKRYEARRDDDEWIVRGFRTKKIPKTTHGGVAVVRLKSNGCVVSVGYDI is encoded by the coding sequence GTGGAATTCCAAATCAAATTCCTGGGAGCCAGACCAACAATGAAAACATTGATACTCTTTGGTATTTTGGCCGTCGCCATGCTTTCTGGACCAGCGTTTAGTTGTCTTGCTGCAGATCAGAAAGCGTCGGAACCATTTACTATTCGCGACGAACAAACCGCAATTCAGTTTGCTCAAGTTGTCATTCGCAGCGAATTTGGAAATTCGGAGTTCCGGGCATTGAAGAGGTACGAAGCCCGGCGAGATGACGATGAGTGGATCGTTCGGGGCTTTCGGACTAAGAAGATACCGAAGACCACTCATGGGGGTGTTGCCGTTGTACGGCTGAAAAGCAATGGGTGCGTAGTCAGCGTCGGGTATGACATTTAG
- a CDS encoding RHS repeat-associated core domain-containing protein: MSGYSYDVPLCCVSQFTGKERDAETGLDYSGARYYGSNVGRFVSPDEFAGGPVSVFGGDPTPPGPLPYADIGNPQSLNKYAYGYNNPLKFIDPDGHSSLVFDGEEKTITLYDKDNKQVGHWDAANNVDSHSGLKNGLPDGTYDMQDTKAPHTHDAAKDSKDGEYGTVGIFRVKDFSGPDKDAKGNLNKHQGVGVHAGRENKPDGLKRKGPEHATQGCIRMTEDAMKQIKTTAKDDPLTYTVVVNNRTLKKNEEVKP, translated from the coding sequence ATGAGCGGATACTCGTACGACGTTCCGCTGTGTTGCGTGTCACAGTTCACCGGCAAAGAACGTGATGCCGAAACCGGCCTCGACTACTCCGGGGCCAGATACTACGGGTCAAACGTGGGGAGGTTCGTCAGTCCTGATGAGTTTGCAGGCGGACCGGTCAGCGTGTTCGGCGGCGATCCCACGCCGCCCGGGCCCCTTCCATACGCGGACATCGGCAATCCTCAATCACTGAACAAATATGCCTACGGTTACAACAACCCTTTGAAGTTCATTGATCCTGATGGTCATTCCTCACTTGTTTTCGACGGTGAAGAGAAGACAATCACTCTGTACGACAAAGACAACAAGCAAGTGGGTCACTGGGACGCTGCCAACAACGTCGACAGTCACTCGGGCCTAAAGAACGGATTGCCGGATGGAACCTATGACATGCAGGACACCAAAGCTCCACATACGCATGATGCTGCAAAAGACTCGAAAGATGGCGAGTACGGCACGGTTGGCATATTCCGGGTGAAGGACTTCAGTGGTCCAGACAAGGATGCGAAAGGGAATCTCAACAAGCATCAGGGTGTCGGCGTACATGCAGGCCGAGAAAACAAGCCGGATGGGCTGAAACGAAAGGGTCCGGAGCATGCAACCCAGGGATGTATACGGATGACAGAAGACGCAATGAAGCAGATTAAAACCACAGCCAAAGACGACCCCCTGACATATACCGTTGTAGTGAACAACAGAACGCTAAAAAAGAATGAGGAGGTGAAACCTTGA
- a CDS encoding RHS repeat-associated core domain-containing protein, which translates to MISRYRYDVSPRYTYQFTGKERDSETGLDYFGARYYGNTVGRWTSPDWAETPKTVPYLDQSDPRTLNLYSYVRNNPVWLPDIDRHEDGLIKDFLNVVEVEVDAGVGVKASAQAGTVEYKVEALRVGVELKSGLGGGNAEAKDVAKLFEFGAQSGPVEGKIKAGAELSTVDGAKVEASANGRIGPVQGSVSINHDGNVDKSLTLAGNKDVKVGATLQGMIGIGVKINFSQLGRALSSTRESLNLFGQYLVQEMQKSVPDRDLL; encoded by the coding sequence GTGATTTCGAGGTACAGGTACGACGTCTCACCGCGTTATACGTACCAGTTCACCGGCAAAGAACGTGACTCTGAAACCGGACTCGACTACTTCGGGGCCCGATACTACGGAAACACAGTGGGACGGTGGACGAGCCCTGACTGGGCCGAGACTCCAAAAACAGTGCCGTACTTGGACCAGAGTGATCCGAGAACTCTTAATTTGTATTCATATGTCCGGAACAACCCCGTCTGGTTGCCGGATATAGACAGGCATGAAGATGGGCTTATAAAAGATTTCCTGAATGTAGTTGAAGTTGAAGTTGACGCTGGCGTAGGTGTGAAAGCTTCAGCACAAGCCGGAACGGTGGAGTACAAGGTCGAAGCTCTGCGAGTTGGAGTAGAACTGAAGTCAGGACTCGGAGGAGGTAACGCAGAGGCAAAGGATGTTGCGAAGCTTTTTGAATTCGGAGCTCAATCGGGACCGGTGGAAGGCAAGATCAAGGCAGGAGCTGAACTATCAACCGTTGACGGTGCGAAGGTTGAGGCAAGCGCTAACGGTCGGATCGGTCCGGTCCAAGGGTCGGTCAGTATTAACCACGACGGAAATGTGGACAAGAGCCTGACGCTCGCTGGGAACAAAGACGTAAAAGTCGGAGCGACTCTCCAGGGAATGATTGGGATTGGAGTCAAAATCAACTTCAGTCAGCTCGGAAGGGCTTTAAGTAGCACCAGAGAGAGTTTGAATCTATTTGGCCAATATCTTGTTCAAGAAATGCAGAAATCTGTACCAGATAGGGATTTATTGTGA
- a CDS encoding TetR/AcrR family transcriptional regulator yields MILKAALEEFATEGVAGARTDAIARAAGVNKALLYYYFRSKESLYGAVMDSILEGLRDTLLESLAGERPPREKLARYVEAHFDYVARSAHLPRLIQYEFMRSGRKKSPHLRRFAQNYFVPIWAKLIETVETGIASGEFRQMDVPGFLVCMVGSIVNYFNTIPFALAMDQPNPLGKEALAAQKAATLDFVAHAVANTQNRESGNL; encoded by the coding sequence GTGATTTTGAAGGCGGCGCTGGAGGAGTTTGCCACGGAGGGGGTGGCCGGGGCGCGGACGGATGCAATCGCCCGGGCGGCGGGGGTGAATAAGGCGCTCCTCTACTACTACTTCCGGAGCAAGGAATCTCTCTACGGGGCGGTGATGGACTCGATCCTGGAGGGGCTCCGGGACACCCTGCTGGAGTCGCTGGCGGGTGAGAGGCCTCCGCGGGAGAAATTGGCCCGCTACGTGGAGGCGCACTTCGATTACGTGGCGCGGTCGGCGCATCTACCGCGGCTGATCCAGTACGAGTTCATGCGGTCGGGCCGGAAGAAGTCTCCGCACCTGAGGCGCTTTGCCCAGAACTACTTCGTCCCGATCTGGGCCAAACTGATCGAGACGGTGGAGACCGGCATCGCGTCGGGTGAGTTCCGGCAGATGGACGTGCCGGGATTCCTGGTGTGCATGGTTGGATCGATCGTGAACTACTTCAACACGATTCCGTTTGCGCTGGCGATGGACCAACCCAATCCGCTGGGGAAGGAAGCGCTGGCGGCACAGAAGGCGGCAACCCTGGACTTCGTTGCGCATGCAGTGGCGAACACCCAGAATCGAGAATCGGGCAATTTGTAA
- a CDS encoding cation:proton antiporter yields the protein MPHTADIFLLELFAIFVWAKVFGEIFEQISLPGVLGEILAGVILGPHLAGLVQPSETVVSIAEIGAIFLLFTVGLETRPSDLIKVGREALNVALAGIAVPFVLGFGYLAAIGEPRHEAVFVAAAMVATSVGITARVMSDMHVLHTHVARIILGAAVFDDILGMVLLTIVTGMATGAEFQWLHIIVLVAESIGFAIFMIFIGPRIVRRMRPGLQRMSTHDAPLILALAICLGLSVLSTKIGMAAIIGAFFAGLVFADYDHEWKISPRAHGINEFLAPFFFFVMGSRLDVNLFTREVLIIAVVISFLALVSKVVGCGLPILRRNGWRQALQVGVGMTPRGEVALIVALIGLQMNVISQQAYAVVIFMTAVTTIVAPVALRYLFRDAGTVIPSEMEEEVSRSPLG from the coding sequence ATGCCTCACACTGCTGACATTTTCCTGCTGGAACTCTTTGCCATCTTTGTTTGGGCGAAGGTCTTTGGTGAGATCTTTGAGCAGATCTCACTTCCCGGAGTTCTGGGCGAAATCCTCGCCGGAGTCATACTCGGTCCGCATCTCGCCGGACTTGTCCAGCCCAGCGAAACCGTCGTCTCCATCGCCGAAATCGGCGCCATTTTCCTGCTCTTTACCGTCGGACTCGAGACGCGCCCATCCGACCTTATTAAGGTCGGCCGCGAAGCCCTCAACGTAGCCCTTGCCGGAATCGCCGTCCCCTTCGTCCTCGGCTTCGGATACCTCGCCGCCATTGGCGAACCGCGACACGAAGCCGTATTCGTCGCTGCCGCTATGGTCGCCACCAGCGTCGGAATCACCGCCCGCGTCATGAGCGACATGCACGTCCTGCACACGCATGTTGCCCGCATCATCCTCGGCGCGGCCGTGTTCGACGACATCCTTGGCATGGTCTTGCTGACCATCGTCACCGGCATGGCCACAGGCGCGGAATTCCAGTGGCTGCACATCATCGTGCTGGTCGCGGAGTCTATCGGCTTCGCGATCTTCATGATCTTCATCGGCCCCCGCATCGTGCGCCGCATGCGTCCCGGCCTGCAGCGGATGAGCACCCACGACGCGCCGCTGATCCTCGCCTTGGCCATCTGCCTCGGCCTGTCGGTGCTCTCCACCAAGATCGGCATGGCCGCTATCATCGGCGCCTTCTTCGCCGGTTTGGTGTTCGCCGATTACGACCACGAATGGAAGATCAGCCCGCGCGCCCACGGCATCAACGAGTTCCTTGCCCCCTTCTTCTTCTTCGTCATGGGCTCGCGGTTGGATGTGAACCTGTTCACCAGGGAAGTGCTGATCATCGCGGTGGTCATCTCATTCCTGGCATTGGTCTCCAAGGTTGTGGGTTGTGGACTGCCAATCCTGAGGCGAAACGGCTGGAGGCAAGCCCTCCAGGTTGGTGTCGGCATGACGCCCCGCGGCGAGGTCGCCCTCATCGTTGCACTGATTGGGTTGCAGATGAACGTTATCTCCCAGCAGGCCTACGCGGTGGTCATCTTTATGACCGCCGTAACCACGATTGTGGCCCCTGTGGCGCTCCGGTACCTGTTCCGGGACGCCGGAACGGTCATTCCCAGCGAAATGGAGGAGGAAGTCAGCCGCAGTCCGCTGGGATAA
- a CDS encoding S41 family peptidase: MSKTLKAVLLLSSVAVVAFIVIGGLRVSAASNDGAYRQLGVFSEVLSRIRTEYVEEPNIPQVTDGALHGLLESLDANSSYLTPEEYKKLKERQNEGKGNIGATISKRFGYAAVVSVLPGSAAAKSGVETGDIIEAIEGRSTREMSLAEIQGLLAGQVGSNLNVSIVRARRAEPLKVTITRDLVKYPPASEKMLQENIGYIKVDALPKGESQQIAEKIKGATSQGAKKLILDLRDTSDGDMNEGIAAANLFLDHGTITYLQGQKYPRETFTADPKKAITTLPVVVLVNRGTGGPAEVVAAALLENARADVVGDKTFGIGSIQKVINVPDGSALILSIAKYYTPNGKAIQDTAVTPNITVAENDDDFVLPDEDAPESTPEPEQKKVRTLENDQQLQRAIQVLQNKEKKAA, encoded by the coding sequence ATGTCTAAGACTCTCAAAGCGGTACTCCTTCTCTCTTCCGTAGCAGTTGTGGCTTTCATCGTAATCGGCGGGCTTCGCGTCAGCGCTGCGTCCAATGACGGCGCTTACCGCCAGCTTGGCGTGTTCAGCGAAGTTCTTTCGCGTATCCGGACGGAGTACGTGGAAGAGCCAAACATTCCGCAGGTGACCGATGGCGCGCTGCACGGATTGCTGGAGTCTCTCGATGCCAATTCCAGCTACCTGACGCCAGAGGAATACAAGAAGCTCAAGGAACGCCAGAACGAGGGCAAGGGCAACATCGGCGCCACGATCTCGAAACGCTTCGGCTATGCGGCTGTCGTTTCCGTGCTGCCCGGAAGCGCCGCGGCGAAGTCGGGCGTAGAGACCGGAGACATCATTGAAGCAATCGAGGGCCGCAGTACCCGCGAGATGTCTCTGGCGGAGATCCAGGGGCTGCTAGCCGGACAGGTGGGATCGAACCTCAATGTTTCGATCGTGCGTGCTCGTCGCGCCGAGCCGTTGAAGGTCACTATCACTCGCGACCTAGTGAAGTATCCACCGGCAAGCGAGAAGATGCTGCAGGAGAACATCGGATACATCAAGGTCGACGCGCTTCCTAAAGGCGAATCGCAGCAGATTGCGGAAAAGATCAAGGGAGCGACTTCGCAGGGCGCGAAGAAACTGATTCTCGATCTGCGGGATACGTCCGACGGCGACATGAACGAGGGCATCGCAGCGGCGAACCTGTTCCTCGATCATGGAACCATCACCTACCTGCAGGGGCAGAAGTATCCGCGTGAAACGTTCACAGCCGATCCGAAGAAAGCCATCACCACGTTACCGGTAGTTGTGCTGGTGAACCGTGGGACGGGTGGCCCAGCGGAAGTGGTCGCCGCGGCGCTCCTGGAAAATGCACGCGCCGATGTGGTTGGCGACAAGACATTCGGAATCGGATCGATTCAGAAGGTAATCAATGTTCCTGACGGATCGGCGCTGATCCTGTCGATCGCAAAGTACTACACGCCGAATGGCAAAGCGATTCAGGATACCGCGGTGACGCCGAACATTACCGTCGCGGAGAACGACGACGACTTCGTGCTCCCCGATGAGGACGCACCGGAATCGACTCCGGAACCTGAACAGAAGAAGGTTCGCACTCTGGAGAACGACCAGCAATTGCAGCGGGCGATCCAGGTTCTTCAAAACAAAGAGAAGAAAGCCGCCTGA
- a CDS encoding PBP1A family penicillin-binding protein: protein MSILAAEPPPPMVIRRRRWLSVLAFSILVIAAAVVGATAGVLLVYTTDLPEVSELERYRPSSVTELYDDQGKVIGSFALQRRVVVSYDDFPKVLREAILSIEDKDFYRHWGINLWRGIGAAYYDLTAGARVQGASTITMQLARNLYLSPERSFHRKLNEILLSMQIERRFTKAQIFTLYANQIFLGHGVYGFEAGAQYYFSKHAKDLTLEEAALLAGLPKGPSAFSPINNPERALRRRNLVINAMLEDGKITAAEAARAKNSPVRLRIQSDPNWLAPYFVEEIRRYLERKYGTDEVHERGLRVYTSLNTGLQMAANQAVLDALAAYERRHGWKGVLPNAIAEGVDLAKYDHPDWDKPIRVGTYVHGLVTDVAPDQVHVRFGVYTSTLTLADMAWTKRKGYEEILSKGDVVYLKVTSLSSEGQAKATLEQDSGAQGALLALDNATGDVKALVGGRNFDLSKFNRATQAYRQVGSSFKPFVYAAAVEQDGATPDDVILDAPVTFATASGAWSPRNYDGKFEGNITLRRALAQSRNVPAVKTAAKVGIKTVIDYARKFGITSQIPPVLPVALGSADLTLTEQVSAFTAFPNDGVRVVPRYIRKVEDYNGRVLEQNYPEAKDVISVNTARTLTAMLREVVLHGTGFQASKLNHPLAGKTGTTNDYTDAWFVGFSPSITCGVWIGFDEKRSLGEKETGAQAALPAWVEFMKVAIQGHENEQFPEAPKPEKAANPVARKVDTPDFRPGDGEAH, encoded by the coding sequence ATGTCGATCCTAGCAGCAGAACCACCTCCGCCGATGGTCATCCGACGCCGGCGTTGGCTCAGCGTTCTCGCATTTTCCATCCTGGTGATTGCGGCAGCGGTAGTCGGCGCTACGGCGGGCGTGTTGCTGGTCTACACCACCGACTTGCCGGAAGTGTCGGAACTGGAACGGTACCGTCCGAGTTCGGTTACAGAACTTTACGACGATCAGGGCAAAGTCATTGGATCGTTCGCGCTGCAACGGCGCGTGGTCGTGAGCTACGACGACTTTCCGAAGGTCCTGCGCGAAGCCATTCTCTCGATTGAAGACAAAGACTTTTATCGTCACTGGGGCATCAACCTGTGGCGCGGCATTGGTGCTGCGTACTACGACCTGACAGCGGGAGCGCGAGTGCAAGGGGCGTCGACAATCACCATGCAGTTGGCGCGCAACTTGTACCTTTCGCCGGAGCGCAGTTTCCACCGAAAGCTGAACGAGATTCTGCTGTCGATGCAGATCGAGCGGCGTTTTACGAAAGCGCAGATCTTTACCCTCTATGCCAACCAGATCTTTCTTGGTCACGGCGTTTACGGCTTCGAGGCCGGTGCACAGTACTACTTCAGCAAGCACGCTAAGGATCTGACGCTCGAGGAGGCGGCATTACTCGCAGGCCTTCCCAAAGGGCCCAGCGCATTTTCGCCGATTAACAATCCCGAGCGCGCACTGCGGCGTCGCAACCTGGTGATCAACGCCATGCTGGAAGATGGGAAGATCACCGCCGCGGAAGCTGCCCGCGCGAAGAATTCTCCGGTGCGACTGCGCATCCAGAGCGATCCAAATTGGCTGGCACCGTATTTCGTGGAGGAGATTCGCCGCTACCTCGAACGCAAGTACGGTACTGACGAAGTACACGAGCGAGGTCTGCGGGTGTACACGTCACTGAATACCGGCTTGCAGATGGCAGCGAACCAGGCGGTGCTCGATGCGCTCGCAGCTTACGAGCGGCGTCACGGGTGGAAGGGCGTTCTTCCCAATGCAATTGCAGAGGGAGTTGATCTGGCGAAGTACGACCATCCGGATTGGGACAAACCAATCCGCGTCGGCACTTACGTACATGGCTTGGTGACAGACGTTGCTCCGGACCAGGTTCACGTGCGTTTCGGGGTATACACCTCGACGCTGACGCTTGCGGACATGGCATGGACGAAGCGCAAGGGTTACGAGGAGATCCTGTCGAAAGGCGACGTGGTGTATCTAAAGGTGACGTCGCTCTCATCGGAGGGGCAGGCGAAGGCGACACTGGAACAAGATTCCGGAGCGCAAGGAGCGCTGCTGGCACTGGACAACGCAACCGGTGACGTAAAGGCGCTCGTGGGAGGACGCAACTTCGATCTGTCGAAGTTCAACCGTGCTACGCAGGCGTATCGTCAGGTCGGATCGTCGTTTAAGCCGTTTGTTTACGCGGCTGCCGTCGAACAGGACGGAGCGACTCCCGACGACGTCATCCTGGATGCGCCGGTGACATTCGCGACCGCGTCGGGCGCGTGGTCACCGAGAAACTACGACGGCAAGTTCGAAGGCAACATTACATTGCGGCGGGCGCTAGCGCAGTCACGCAACGTTCCGGCGGTAAAAACTGCCGCGAAGGTCGGCATCAAGACTGTCATCGATTACGCACGCAAGTTCGGTATCACATCACAGATTCCGCCGGTGTTGCCGGTTGCGCTCGGATCAGCCGACCTGACGCTGACGGAGCAGGTGAGCGCGTTCACGGCATTTCCCAACGATGGTGTCCGCGTAGTACCCCGCTACATCCGCAAGGTTGAAGACTATAACGGGCGCGTGCTGGAACAGAATTACCCCGAAGCGAAAGATGTGATTTCGGTGAATACTGCTCGCACACTAACCGCAATGTTGCGCGAAGTGGTACTACATGGGACCGGATTCCAGGCTTCGAAGCTCAACCATCCACTGGCGGGGAAGACGGGAACGACAAACGATTACACCGACGCATGGTTCGTAGGGTTTTCTCCGTCGATCACCTGCGGGGTGTGGATCGGGTTCGACGAAAAGAGATCGCTTGGCGAAAAAGAGACTGGCGCACAGGCAGCTTTGCCGGCGTGGGTCGAATTCATGAAAGTGGCTATCCAAGGTCATGAGAACGAGCAGTTCCCGGAGGCGCCGAAGCCCGAGAAAGCTGCCAACCCAGTGGCGCGCAAAGTGGATACTCCAGACTTCCGTCCGGGTGACGGCGAAGCGCACTAA
- a CDS encoding aldo/keto reductase, giving the protein MIAGFATPEGTSRFRSRFTDLANAGFYRHAPGVPAAGDLWLSSIGIGTYLGDPTAEADVAYTAALLAAIGSGINVLDTAINYRHQRSERNLGEALRQAVAAGTVSRDEVLVCTKAGYLPFDTDMPRDAVSYLRREYIESGLAPAGEIVGGSHCMNPRYLSDQIERSRRNLGLQTLDVFYVHNPESQLSHVSRELFYSRLRTAFEMLERAVSDNRIRYYGAATWNGFRANPADRSHLSVEHFVQIATQVAGKDHHFRFVQLPFNLAMLEAYAYANQSRDGANASLLTHAPEFGVAVVGSGTLHQGNLTSGLPEQLKQILGSDTDSEAAIQFARSATNLTTSLVGMGSKRHVETNLQVASKPLMPREGWEALFARN; this is encoded by the coding sequence ATGATCGCCGGCTTCGCTACGCCCGAAGGCACCTCTCGTTTTCGCTCCCGATTCACAGATCTCGCCAACGCGGGCTTTTACCGACATGCTCCCGGTGTCCCAGCGGCCGGAGATCTTTGGCTCTCCTCGATCGGCATCGGAACCTATCTCGGTGATCCCACGGCCGAAGCCGATGTTGCCTACACAGCAGCTCTACTCGCGGCGATAGGATCCGGCATCAACGTACTAGACACTGCCATCAATTACCGTCATCAGCGCTCCGAGAGAAATCTCGGAGAAGCCCTTCGCCAGGCGGTCGCCGCCGGAACCGTTTCGCGGGATGAAGTGCTCGTCTGCACGAAGGCCGGCTATCTGCCCTTTGACACCGACATGCCCCGCGACGCCGTCTCCTACTTGCGGCGCGAATACATCGAGAGCGGCCTCGCGCCCGCCGGGGAAATCGTCGGCGGATCTCACTGCATGAATCCGCGCTACCTTTCCGACCAGATCGAGCGCAGTCGCCGCAACCTCGGCCTGCAGACTCTCGATGTCTTTTACGTCCACAACCCTGAATCACAACTCAGCCACGTGTCGCGCGAGCTGTTCTACTCGCGCCTTCGTACGGCTTTCGAAATGCTCGAGCGCGCTGTCTCCGACAATCGCATCCGCTACTATGGCGCCGCTACCTGGAACGGCTTTCGTGCCAATCCGGCTGATCGCTCGCATCTCTCCGTCGAGCACTTCGTACAAATCGCGACGCAGGTGGCTGGCAAGGACCATCACTTCCGCTTCGTGCAGTTGCCTTTCAACCTGGCAATGCTTGAGGCCTATGCTTACGCAAACCAGTCGCGTGACGGCGCCAACGCATCCTTGCTGACGCACGCTCCAGAGTTCGGAGTAGCAGTTGTCGGCAGCGGGACGCTGCATCAGGGAAATCTCACCTCGGGATTACCGGAGCAGTTGAAGCAAATTCTTGGCTCTGACACCGACTCCGAAGCCGCGATCCAGTTCGCGCGCTCCGCTACCAACCTGACTACGTCACTTGTCGGGATGGGCAGCAAACGCCATGTGGAAACGAATCTCCAGGTCGCAAGCAAACCGCTGATGCCGCGAGAGGGTTGGGAAGCATTGTTTGCACGAAACTGA
- a CDS encoding YtxH domain-containing protein yields the protein MKSFLMGLGIGVGLGVLFAPMSGEETRSRLSETASDLADSARDTVEQGRDRMQRGVSAIRSATDRMTGSSIGETRPTGTETSTL from the coding sequence ATGAAGTCGTTCTTGATGGGTCTGGGCATCGGCGTTGGCCTGGGTGTGCTGTTCGCTCCGATGAGCGGCGAGGAAACGCGCAGCCGTCTTTCGGAAACTGCGAGTGATCTGGCCGATTCGGCCCGCGACACGGTGGAACAGGGCCGCGACCGTATGCAGCGTGGCGTCAGCGCCATTCGTAGCGCAACGGATCGCATGACCGGCAGCAGCATCGGCGAAACGCGTCCGACGGGAACGGAAACGTCGACGTTGTAA
- a CDS encoding DUF6800 family protein yields the protein MTTPTRKSEIRRRWARARKISTLRRHYKAAKNEGDKRAVLEKLQRLVPPMSSEDFLRPLQK from the coding sequence ATGACCACACCCACCCGTAAGAGCGAAATCCGGCGTCGCTGGGCGCGCGCCCGCAAAATCAGTACACTGCGCCGGCACTACAAAGCCGCAAAGAACGAAGGCGACAAGCGTGCTGTTCTCGAAAAACTCCAGCGCCTGGTTCCTCCGATGTCTTCGGAAGACTTCCTCCGCCCGCTGCAGAAGTAG
- a CDS encoding sigma-70 family RNA polymerase sigma factor — translation MPAESMTWSFAVGGAKRMERSDAASPSRGRMAGQTQGRVDDTNLIREAQKGNHRAFEELIRQYDSAVLRLALHLTGSPDDAQDIYQEAFLKAYKSVGNFRFECSFYTWLYRIVTNLCLDHLRKRQVRKEDSAIVSDGDGEEYSLLDQVSDDRAAHNPEHDLMRKELGRKIGKALTRLTERERMVFELKHYQGLKLRTIGEMLSTTEETAKNTLFRATQKLRLALAEMR, via the coding sequence ATGCCGGCCGAGTCAATGACATGGTCGTTTGCGGTTGGCGGCGCGAAGAGAATGGAGCGCAGTGATGCGGCTTCACCAAGTCGGGGGCGAATGGCAGGGCAGACACAAGGTCGCGTAGACGACACGAACCTGATCCGAGAGGCGCAGAAGGGAAACCATCGCGCATTCGAGGAATTGATCCGGCAATACGACTCGGCAGTGTTGCGACTGGCGTTGCACCTGACGGGATCGCCGGATGACGCCCAGGACATATACCAGGAAGCGTTCCTGAAGGCTTACAAGAGCGTCGGCAATTTCCGGTTCGAGTGTTCGTTCTACACGTGGCTATACAGGATTGTTACGAATCTTTGTCTCGACCACCTGCGCAAGAGGCAGGTGCGCAAGGAGGATTCGGCAATTGTGAGCGACGGCGATGGCGAGGAGTACAGCCTGCTGGACCAGGTATCCGACGATCGCGCCGCACACAATCCCGAGCACGACCTGATGCGCAAAGAGCTGGGACGCAAGATCGGGAAGGCGCTCACAAGACTGACCGAAAGAGAGCGCATGGTTTTTGAGTTGAAGCACTACCAGGGATTAAAGCTGCGAACCATCGGCGAGATGTTGAGCACGACGGAAGAGACAGCGAAGAACACGTTGTTCCGGGCCACGCAAAAGCTGCGGCTCGCTCTGGCGGAGATGAGGTAG